From Gemmatimonadaceae bacterium, the proteins below share one genomic window:
- a CDS encoding cytochrome c maturation protein CcmE, with protein MHPRTKFLLGGAVVLGAAGVLMTGAIKDTGVYFLMPAELQAKVAADPTLVGTGVKVGARVVPGTVNRDPSGRQVSFEMTDGAATYPVVYRGIIPDTFSDSVEVVVEGRLDSSGTFQATTLLAKCASRYEEAPEGYEAMRKAYEGGAAAPHDLPAPAPSGDTPR; from the coding sequence ATGCATCCACGTACAAAGTTCCTGCTTGGCGGCGCGGTGGTCCTGGGTGCCGCTGGCGTGTTGATGACCGGTGCCATCAAGGACACCGGTGTCTACTTCCTGATGCCGGCCGAGCTGCAGGCCAAGGTCGCGGCAGATCCCACTCTTGTCGGCACGGGCGTGAAGGTTGGCGCGCGAGTCGTCCCGGGCACGGTCAATCGCGACCCCTCGGGTCGCCAGGTCTCGTTCGAGATGACCGACGGCGCGGCGACGTACCCCGTCGTCTATCGTGGCATCATTCCGGACACCTTCTCCGATTCCGTCGAGGTCGTGGTGGAAGGTCGACTGGACTCGAGCGGCACCTTCCAGGCGACGACGCTGCTGGCCAAGTGCGCCTCGCGCTACGAAGAGGCCCCCGAGGGCTACGAGGCCATGCGCAAGGCGTACGAAGGCGGCGCTGCAGCGCCCCACGACTTGCCGGCGCCCGCGCCGAGCGGCGATACGCCGCGCTGA
- a CDS encoding heme lyase CcmF/NrfE family subunit — protein sequence MILVGELSLWIALLMGLWAITTSFAGGALQRQDLIRSGERGLYAAAGFVGLASLGLWSALLSSDFSLRYVASYTSANLPVVYKISAFWGGQSGSMLFWCLILAIYGAAATFTNRKSSRALMPWVTGTNAAVLLFFVAATAIATNPFERLDWVPPDGRGLNPQLQNPAMAIHPPMLYLGYVATSIPFAFAIAALVTRRLDAEWLGAVRKWSLISWVFLTLGIVLGMWWAYVELGWGGYWMWDPVENASLLPWLTGTAFLHSIMIQEKRGMLRKWNVVLVVSTFLLSILGTFITRSGVIQSVHSFAQSNIGMWFAVFLVAALVVTAWLVTLRLKDLEAKAELEAMISREAAFLYNNLVLVGIAFSVLWGTLFPILSEWVRGSKITVGESFFNTVNVPLGLLLLLLTGIGPLIAWRRASVANIQRQFAVPAFIGIVAAGALMALGVRGFYPLMAWGLSAFVAGTIAQEFQKGIGARMRMHGENIVLAFINLVSRNRRRYGGYIVHAGIGLLFAAFAGMAFKQEHDVTLADGESFTTRDPFGAEWTFTSEGISNFKALNRDVVAIALRPSRNGESMPVLTSEKRQHFDSRNNPTFQPSTEVGILTMGRQDVYLVLAGTIGDRAEIRINFTPLVAWVWIGGILMAVGGLVVMWPQAERARQGGYVTELKPQHAEAANV from the coding sequence ATGATCCTCGTCGGCGAACTCTCGCTTTGGATCGCCCTGCTGATGGGCCTGTGGGCGATCACCACCTCGTTCGCCGGCGGTGCCCTGCAGCGCCAGGACCTGATCCGCTCGGGTGAGCGTGGGCTCTACGCGGCGGCGGGATTTGTCGGACTCGCGTCGCTGGGTCTCTGGAGCGCACTGCTCAGCAGCGACTTCTCGCTGCGCTACGTCGCCTCGTATACCAGCGCGAACTTGCCGGTGGTCTACAAGATCTCGGCGTTCTGGGGCGGGCAGTCAGGCTCGATGCTGTTCTGGTGCCTGATTCTCGCGATCTACGGTGCTGCGGCGACGTTCACCAACCGCAAGTCCAGCCGTGCCCTGATGCCCTGGGTCACGGGCACCAACGCGGCGGTGCTGTTGTTCTTCGTCGCCGCCACGGCGATCGCGACGAACCCCTTCGAACGGCTCGACTGGGTGCCGCCCGACGGCCGCGGCCTGAATCCGCAGCTGCAAAACCCTGCGATGGCCATCCACCCGCCGATGCTCTACCTCGGCTATGTGGCGACGTCGATCCCGTTCGCCTTCGCCATCGCCGCGCTGGTGACGCGCCGGCTCGACGCCGAGTGGCTGGGCGCGGTGCGCAAGTGGTCGCTGATCAGCTGGGTATTCCTCACGCTGGGCATCGTGCTCGGCATGTGGTGGGCGTATGTGGAACTGGGCTGGGGCGGCTACTGGATGTGGGACCCGGTGGAGAACGCCTCGCTGCTGCCCTGGCTCACCGGTACGGCGTTCCTGCATTCGATCATGATCCAGGAGAAGCGTGGGATGCTGCGCAAATGGAACGTGGTGCTGGTCGTCTCCACGTTCCTGCTGAGCATCCTCGGCACCTTCATCACGCGCTCGGGCGTGATCCAGTCGGTGCATTCGTTCGCGCAAAGCAACATCGGGATGTGGTTCGCCGTGTTCCTCGTCGCTGCGTTGGTGGTGACGGCCTGGCTCGTCACGCTGCGACTCAAGGACCTTGAGGCCAAGGCCGAGCTCGAGGCGATGATTTCGCGCGAGGCGGCCTTCCTCTACAACAACCTGGTGCTGGTGGGCATCGCCTTCTCGGTGCTCTGGGGCACGCTCTTCCCGATTCTCTCGGAGTGGGTGCGCGGCTCGAAGATCACGGTGGGCGAGAGCTTCTTCAACACGGTGAACGTGCCGCTTGGCCTCTTGTTGCTGCTGCTCACGGGCATCGGGCCGCTGATCGCCTGGCGTCGCGCCTCGGTGGCGAACATCCAGCGACAGTTTGCGGTGCCGGCGTTCATCGGCATCGTGGCCGCCGGCGCGCTGATGGCGCTCGGTGTGCGCGGCTTCTATCCCTTGATGGCCTGGGGGCTGAGCGCCTTCGTGGCCGGCACCATCGCGCAGGAGTTCCAGAAGGGCATCGGCGCGCGGATGCGGATGCACGGGGAGAACATCGTGCTGGCGTTCATCAACCTCGTGTCGCGCAACCGTCGCCGCTACGGCGGCTACATCGTGCACGCGGGCATCGGGCTGCTCTTCGCGGCCTTTGCAGGCATGGCCTTCAAGCAGGAGCACGACGTCACGCTGGCCGACGGCGAGTCCTTCACCACCCGCGATCCCTTCGGCGCGGAGTGGACCTTCACGAGCGAAGGCATCTCGAACTTCAAGGCGTTGAACCGCGACGTGGTGGCGATCGCACTGCGGCCGAGCCGCAATGGCGAATCGATGCCCGTGCTGACCAGCGAGAAGCGGCAGCACTTCGATTCACGCAACAACCCGACGTTCCAGCCCAGCACAGAGGTCGGTATCCTCACGATGGGTCGGCAGGACGTATATCTCGTGCTCGCCGGCACGATCGGTGACCGCGCGGAGATCCGCATCAACTTCACGCCCTTGGTGGCCTGGGTGTGGATCGGCGGCATCCTGATGGCGGTGGGCGGCCTCGTGGTGATGTGGCCGCAGGCCGAGCGCGCGCGGCAGGGCGGCTACGTGACCGAACTCAAGCCGCAGCACGCTGAGGCGGCGAACGTCTGA
- a CDS encoding cytochrome c-type biogenesis protein CcmH: MTMLDRREFLVGVGGAAAALAASMASQPRLLRAQQAQNFAPMDQSAYRPVRLDPKPGATPSMTVEERDALEHELKCQCSCVLDVYTCRTTDFTCSVSPAMHRDVLRLVDGGYSADEIKQAFVDVYGEVALTAPVKQGFNWVGYFAPSVVLLSGGVVLTMMLRRWSSKAQASAAGAAAAAVPTRAASDAGSSDAVPAGVSADDMAKLERALREDG; this comes from the coding sequence ATGACGATGCTCGACCGTCGCGAGTTCTTGGTCGGTGTCGGCGGTGCCGCGGCGGCACTGGCGGCGTCGATGGCCTCGCAGCCCCGGCTGCTGCGCGCGCAGCAGGCGCAGAACTTCGCGCCGATGGACCAGAGCGCGTACCGCCCCGTGCGCCTGGATCCCAAGCCCGGCGCCACGCCCTCGATGACGGTTGAGGAGCGCGACGCGCTAGAGCACGAGCTCAAGTGCCAGTGCAGCTGCGTGCTCGACGTGTACACCTGCCGCACCACGGACTTCACCTGCAGCGTGTCTCCGGCGATGCATCGCGACGTGCTGCGGCTGGTGGACGGCGGCTACTCCGCCGACGAGATCAAGCAGGCCTTCGTGGATGTGTATGGCGAGGTGGCGCTCACCGCACCGGTGAAGCAAGGCTTCAACTGGGTGGGCTACTTCGCGCCGAGCGTGGTGCTGCTGAGTGGCGGTGTGGTGTTGACGATGATGCTGCGTCGCTGGTCGTCGAAGGCGCAGGCGAGCGCGGCCGGCGCGGCAGCGGCGGCGGTGCCGACGCGTGCAGCCAGCGACGCGGGCTCATCCGACGCGGTGCCGGCCGGCGTGAGTGCCGACGATATGGCGAAGCTCGAGCGCGCGCTTCGCGAGGATGGCTAG
- a CDS encoding zinc ribbon domain-containing protein, with protein MIPLLVGAVLAALGLAFVLTPLLRPATEEQGESVTSAAMLPVEASALEALREVEFDQATGKLSPEDYAALKATYTPLALAELKAREAADAGAAAIAGAADPAEALIARVRAQGQSCPAHGPRPEPDALFCSDCGRYLGAACTHCGAPVESDTARFCVGCGSSLAA; from the coding sequence GTGATCCCGCTGCTTGTGGGCGCAGTCTTGGCGGCACTGGGTCTCGCGTTCGTGCTGACGCCGCTGCTGCGTCCGGCGACGGAGGAGCAAGGCGAGTCGGTCACGTCGGCAGCGATGCTGCCCGTCGAGGCGAGTGCACTGGAGGCGCTGCGCGAGGTCGAGTTCGACCAGGCCACGGGCAAGCTCTCGCCCGAGGACTACGCGGCGCTCAAGGCGACGTACACGCCGCTGGCGCTGGCCGAGCTCAAGGCGCGCGAGGCCGCAGACGCCGGTGCGGCGGCGATTGCCGGGGCGGCGGATCCCGCCGAGGCCTTGATTGCGCGGGTGCGGGCGCAGGGGCAGAGCTGCCCCGCACACGGACCGCGCCCCGAGCCCGATGCGCTGTTCTGCTCCGATTGCGGACGGTACCTGGGCGCTGCGTGCACGCATTGCGGCGCGCCGGTGGAGAGCGACACGGCGCGCTTCTGCGTGGGCTGCGGGAGTTCGCTCGCGGCGTAA